From a region of the Pontibacillus yanchengensis genome:
- a CDS encoding LacI family DNA-binding transcriptional regulator, producing MMANIKDVARYANVSVTTVSRVLNGHPYVTNEKREAVEEAMEALHYRQNMNAIHLSKGKTRLLGVVIPFVDHPYFSLLLNGMSKEALHQEHTLVLIQTNYDAMKELEALEMLKYKQIDGLIIASRSNTWDVVEGYTEFGPIVVCEDRSSDVVSSVSIRHYDAFYEGMQHLIEKGHQKIGFCIARKTGTNSQLRYQGYRDTLHTIQADYKEEWIFSNCLSIEDGERVVDAYQSLDDKPTALLVTSDQVAAGIRMECQKRNIAVPEELAILGFDNHPIARALDLSTIELPLHEVGRKLVTSALDGNRTIYTQYGFSLIERGSV from the coding sequence ATGATGGCGAATATTAAGGATGTTGCACGTTATGCGAATGTATCCGTAACAACCGTATCAAGGGTGTTGAATGGGCATCCATATGTCACAAATGAAAAACGAGAAGCCGTAGAAGAAGCTATGGAAGCACTGCATTATCGACAAAACATGAATGCCATTCACTTATCAAAAGGAAAAACACGCTTACTAGGAGTCGTCATTCCCTTTGTAGATCACCCTTATTTTTCACTGTTGCTTAATGGGATGTCCAAAGAGGCACTACATCAAGAGCACACGTTGGTGTTGATTCAAACCAATTATGATGCGATGAAGGAACTGGAAGCCCTTGAGATGCTGAAGTACAAGCAAATTGATGGATTGATTATCGCCTCCCGTTCGAATACATGGGACGTTGTGGAGGGTTATACAGAATTTGGACCGATTGTCGTTTGTGAAGATCGTTCTTCTGATGTGGTGTCTTCTGTGTCTATTCGACATTATGATGCTTTTTATGAAGGAATGCAGCATCTTATCGAGAAAGGTCATCAGAAGATTGGTTTTTGTATAGCGAGGAAAACAGGAACCAACAGTCAATTACGCTATCAGGGGTATCGAGATACATTACATACGATACAAGCTGATTATAAAGAGGAATGGATTTTTTCCAATTGTTTATCGATTGAAGATGGTGAACGAGTTGTGGATGCCTATCAGTCCCTCGATGACAAGCCTACTGCTCTTCTTGTAACCAGTGACCAAGTAGCTGCGGGGATTCGGATGGAATGCCAAAAACGTAATATTGCAGTACCAGAGGAACTGGCTATTTTAGGGTTTGATAATCATCCCATTGCCCGGGCGTTAGACCTTTCTACCATTGAATTACCACTTCATGAGGTGGGGAGGAAATTGGTCACAAGTGCATTAGATGGGAACAGGACGATATATACACAATACGGGTTTTCGCTTATTGAGCGAGGAAGTGTGTAA